TGGGAATGTTTCCACTTGTCCATCTTTTCCTCTTGCTACAACAATCGATATTTCTTTTTCAAACGGTATCCAAGCTTCTAGCACACATGAACCATATCGTAATAACCGAGCTGCCATTTCGATGTCATTGGCATCTCGTAAAACAACTTGGCCTTTCCCATCATAACCACCTTGTGCTGTTTTTAAAACCGCCGGATAACCAATACTTTTTATTTCACGTTCAATTTCTTCTTTATCTACAATAATTGCATATGGAGCAATATTAATATTAGCAGACTCTAGATAGGCTTTTTCCAAAATTCGGTCTTGCGTAATTGAAAGCAACTCCGATCCTTGAGGTACGTCCACTAACTCTTGTGTCATCTTCAAAGCATCATAGTCGATATTTTCAAATTCATATGTAACGACATCCGCCTTCTCTGCAAGATCCCTCAGAGATACTTTATCATCATAGTCTGCGATAATTTGTTCATCACTTACTTGGGCAGCAGGACAATTTACTGTCGGATCAAGAACAATAATCCGATACCCCATCGCCTTGGCAGCTAGAGCCATCATCCGCCCTAATTGCCCACCACCAATGATACCTATTGTACTATTTGTCAGCAAAAATTTTTCACTCAAGAGAATCACTACTTTCTAGAACTATTTCCTCTAGTGTAGCACGTCTATTTTGCAACCTGTTAGTAATTGCATCGTCCGTAATAGATAAAATTTGCGCTGCTAAAAGCCCAGCATTCACCGCTCCACTCTCACCGATTGCGACAGTAGCAACTGGAACCCCTCCAGGCATCTGTACAATGGATAATAAAGAATCCAGTCCGTTTAATACTTTTGATTTAATTGGCACACCAATAACAGGTAGAGTCGTCTTCGCAGCAACCATACCTGGCAAGTGTGCGGCACCCCCAGCACCTGCAATAATAATTTTTAAACCACGTTCCCGCGCTTGTTCTGCATACTGAAACATTAAATCTGGTGTACGATGAGCTGAAACAACTTTTTTCTCGTAAACAATTTCTAGTTCATCCAATACATCACATGCTTTTTTCATTGTATCCCAATCTGAGGTACTCCCCATTATGACACCAATTTCCGCAGGCATTACGTGATCAACTCCTTCATTTCTCATTTCGACTCCTTCATTCTAACAATTGCAATGCTAAAAGTCAACGAAAAATCGAACAATTAAATGTTACATTTTATTAACGTTCGTGTTTTACTATATTTATTCTTCATTTCATTGATTATGTAACAGGTTTCACTAAATAAAAGCTCTAAAGTATAGAAAAGCGTCCCTAAAATCCAACTCGAATTTTAGGGACGCTTTTTCTATTTATAACAATATCCTCTCCATCGCTTATTTTCTTACTTGTTTTATCCAAAATCCACCATGAATTTGTTTTGGTTCAGATGAAACAATAAAAGCTCCTCCATCAATCTCAATAATCTGCCTGTATAATTTTCGTTCATTTTTCCTTTGCGTCAATATCTCTAGCATCATCCGTTCGCCGTCACGTCCACTAGCAAGCCAACTCGTTACACCATAACCTAAGTCACGAATTTGATTAGGTAAGTCCAAATTGTACTCTTTTGTAATCACATTGACCGTAATGTATCCAAGTGCGATTCGCTCTTCTATTTTCATTCCAACAATAACACCTACACCAAAACCAATCGCATACGCTAATACATTCGCGATATTATTTAGATTATCTAGTACTAGACTTAGTGCAACTACATAAATAATCATCTCAAATACACTTGATAGAGCAGCTAAATATCGATATCCTTTCATTGTCAGCAATAGCCTTACCGTATAGATTGTCACATATAAAATATTTACAACAAAAATAGTCACCACTATAAACACACTATTATCCACTAAATTACCTCCAACTAAAAAACTGCAGTAAAACTTCGCATTGAAGAATCTTTTACTAATATAACATTCTACTATAATCCTTACAAAAAAAACACTTCATTACAACAAAAAAGCCCTAAATAATTAGGACTTTTCAAATTGCCCGGCAGCGACCTACTCTCGCAGGGGGAAGCCCCCAACTACCATTGGCGCAGAGAAGCTTAACTACCGTGTTCGGGATGGGAACGGGTGTGACCTTCTCGCCATAACTACCAGACAATATTTAAGTTGTTGAAAGATTGCTCTCTCAAAACTAGAGAAGAAAGGGTTCAGTTAGGTAACTTCGTTTCATTTTTTTGGTTAAGTCCTCGATCGATTAGTATTTGTCCGCTCCATGTATCGCTACACTTCCACTCCAAACCTATCTACCTGATCATCTTTCAGGGATCTTACTTTCCGAAGAAATGGGAAATCTCATCTTGAGGGGGGCTTCACGCTTAGATGCTTTCAGCGTTTATCCCTGCCACACATAGCTACCCAGCGATGCTCCTGGCGGAACAACTGGTACACCAGCGGTGTGTCCATCCCGGTCCTCTCGTACTAAGGACAGCTCCTCTCAAATTTCCTGCGCCCGCGACGGATAGGGACCGAACTGTCTCACGACGTTCTGAACCCAGCTCGCGTGCCGCTTTAATGGGCGAACAGCCCAACCCTTGGGACCGACTACAGCCCCAGGATGCGACGAGCCGACATCGAGGTGCCAAACCTCCCCGTCGATGTGGACTCTTGGGGGAGATAAGCCTGTTATCCCCGGGGTAGCTTTTATCCGTTGAGCGATGGCCCTTCCATGCGGAACCACCGGATCACTAAGCCCGACTTTCGTCCCTGCTCGACTTGTCAGTCTCGCAGTCAAGCTCCCTTGTGCCTTTACACTCTGCGAATGATTTCCATCCATTCTGAGGGAACCTTTGGGCGCCTCCGTTACTCTTTAGGAGGCGACCGCCCCAGTCAAACTGCCCACCTGACACTGTCTCCCCACGCGCTAAGCGTGGCGGGTTAGAATGGTCATACAGCCAGGGTAGTATCCCACCATTGCCTCCTCGTATGCTAGCGCACACGTCTCTTCGGCTCCTACCTATCCTGTACAAGCGGTACAAACATTCCATATCAGGTTGCAGTAAAGCTCCACGGGGTCTTTCCGTCCTGTCGCGGGTAACCTGCATCTTCACAGGTACTATAATTTCACCGAGTCTCTCGTTGAGACAGTGCCCAGATCGTTGCGCCTTTCGTGCGGGTCGGAACTTACCCGACAAGGAATTTCGCTACCTTAGGACCGTTATAGTTACGGCCGCCGTTTACTGGGGCTTCAATTCGTACCTTCGCCGAAGCTAAGCACTCCTCTTAACCTTCCAGCACCGGGCAGGCGTCAGCCCCTATACGTCACCTTACGGTTTTGCAGAGACCTGTGTTTTTGCTAAACAGTCGCCTGGGCCTATTCACTGCGGCTCTCTCGGGCTTGCACCCTAATAGAGCACCCCTTCTCCCGAAGTTACGGGGTCATTTTGCCGAGTTCCTTAACGAGAGTTCTCTCGCTCACCTTAGGATTCTCTCCTCATCTACCTGTGTCGGTTTGCGGTACGGGCAGTACTACTCTTCCTAGAGGCTTTTCTTGACAGCGTGAAATCAGGAACTTCCGTACTTTATTTCCTTCCCCATCACAGCTCATGCTTCGCAAGAAGCGGATTTGCCTACTTCTCACACTCACTGCTTGGACGCACATTTCCATTCGTGCGATTCCCTATCCTTCTGTGTCACCCCATCGGTTAAACAATTAGCACTGGTACAGGAATCTCTACCTGTTGTCCATCGCCTACGCCTATCGGCCTCGGCTTAGGTCCCGACTAACCCTGAGCGGACGAGCCTTCCTCAGGAAACCTTAGATATTCGGTGGAAGGGATTCTCACCCTTCTTTCGCTACTCATACCGGCATTCTCACTTCTAAGCGCTCCACCAGTCCTTCCGGTCTGACTTCACCGCCCTTAGAACGCTCTCCTACCACGAACCTCTCAAAGAGGTTCATCCACAGTTTCGGTAATATGTTTAGCCCCGGTACATTTTCGGCGCGGGGTCACTCGACCAGTGAGCTATTACGCACTCTTTCAATGGTGGCTGCTTCTAAGCCAACATCCTGGTTGTCTAAGCAACCCCACATCCTTTTCCACTTAACATATATTTGGGGACCTTAACTGGTGGTCTGGGCTGTTTCCCTTTCGACTACGGATCTTATCACTCGCAGTCTGACTCCCGAGTATAAGTACATGGCATTCGGAGTTTATCTGAATTCGGTAACCCGAGAAGGGCCCCTAGTCCAAACAGTGCTCTACCTCCATGACTCTTTACCTCGAGGCTAGCCCTAAAGCTATTTCGGAGAGAACCAGCTATCTCCAAGTTCGATTGGAATTTCTCCGCTACCCACACCTCATCCCCGCACTTTTCAACGTGCGTGGGTTCGGACCTCCAGTAAGTATTACCTTACCTTCATCCTGGACATGGGTAGATCACCTGGTTTCGGGTCTACGACCTGTTACTTATTCGCCCTATTCAGACTCGCTTTCGCTACGGCTCCGCTTTTTCCGCTTAACCTTGCAACAAATCGTAACTCGCCGGTTCATTCTACAAAAGGCACGCTATCACCCATTAACGGGCTCTAACTACTTGTAGGCACACGGTTTCAGGAACTGTTTCACTCCCCTTCCGGGGTGCTTTTCACCTTTCCCTCACGGTACTGGTTCACTATCGGTCACTAGGGAGTATTTAGCCTTGGGAGATGGTCCTCCCGGATTCCGACGGAATTTCACGTGTTCCGCCGTACTCAGGATCCACTCTGGAGGGAAAGCTATTTCAACTACCGGGCTGTTACCGTCTTTGGCGGGCCTTTCCAGACCGCTTCATTTATAACTTTCTTTTGTAACTCCGTATAGAGTGTCCTACAACCCCAAGAAGCAAGCTTCTTGGTTTGGGCTCTTTCCGTTTCGCTCGCCGCTACTCAGGAAATCGATTTTTCTTTCTCTTCCTCCAGGTACTTAGATGTTTCAGTTCCCTGGGTCTGCCTTCCTCACGCTATGTATTCACGTAAGGATACTATCCGACTAAAGATAGTGGGTTCCCCCATTCGGAAATCTCTGGATCAACGCTTACGTACAGCTCCCCAAAGCATATCGGTGTTAGTCCCGTCCTTCTTCGGCTCCTAGTGCCAAGGCATCCACCGTGCGCCCTTTCTAACTTAACCAATTTACTTCATTGAAGTAAAGGTTGTTTTTCTGATTTTCCGTATCAGCGATGATACATCCAATCAGATGAAAGATTCACTTTCAGATGATTCTCGGTTACTTGTGTCATAAATAGTTACCTATTTATGCTAACTTTACTAACTTTCTTATCTAGTTTTCAAAGAACAAACAGTATAGAGAAGAATTAACCTCTCAAAACTGAACAAATATAGAAGAACGAAAACTCACAGGTTTCCTTTTCCTTAGAAAGGAGGTGATCCAGCCGCACCTTCCGATACGGCTACCTTGTTACGACTTCACCCCAATTATCTGTCCCACCTTCGGCGGCTGGCTCCTAAAAGGTTACCCTACCGACTTCGGGTGTTACAAACTCTCGTGGTGTGACGGGCGGTGTGTACAAGGCCCGGGAACGTATTCACCGCGGCATGCTGATCCGCGATTACTAGCGATTCCGGCTTCATGTAGGCGAGTTGCAGCCTACAATCCGAACTGAGAATGGTTTTATGGGATTGGCTCCACCTCGCGGCTTCGCTACCCTTTGTACCATCCATTGTAGCACGTGTGTAGCCCAGGTCATAAGGGGCATGATGATTTGACGTCATCCCCACCTTCCTCCGGCTTGCACCGGCAGTCACTTTAGAGTGCCCAACTAAATGCTGGCAACTAAAATCAAGGGTTGCGCTCGTTGCGGGACTTAACCCAACATCTCACGACACGAGCTGACGACAACCATGCACCACCTGTCACTTTGTCCCCGAAGGGAAAGCTCTGTCTCCAGAGTGGTCAAAGGATGTCAAGACCTGGTAAGGTTCTTCGCGTTGCTTCGAATTAAACCACATGCTCCACCGCTTGTGCGGGCCCCCGTCAATTCCTTTGAGTTTCAACCTTGCGGTCGTACTCCCCAGGCGGAGTGCTTAATGCGTTAGCTGCAGCACTAAGGGGCGGAAACCCCCTAACACTTAGCACTCATCGTTTACGGCGTGGACTACCAGGGTATCTAATCCTGTTTGCTCCCCACGCTTTCGCGCCTCAGCGTCAGTTACAGACCAGAGAGTCGCCTTCGCCACTGGTGTTCCTCCACATATCTACGCATTTCACCGCTACACGTGGAATTCCACTCTCCTCTTCTGCACTCCAGTCTTCCAGTTTCCAATGACCCTCCCCGGTTAAGCCGGGGGCTTTCACATCAGACTTAAAAGACCGCCTGCGCGCGCTTTACGCCCAATAAATCCGGACAACGCTTGCCACCTACGTATTACCGCGGCTGCTGGCACGTAGTTAGCCGTGGCTTTCTGGTTAGATACCGTCAAGGGACAAGCAGTTACTCTTATCCTTGTTCTTCTCTAACAACAGTACTTTACGATCCGAAAACCTTCTTCATACACGCGGCGTTGCTCCGTCAGACTTTCGTCCATTGCGGAAGATTCCCTACTGCTGCCTCCCGTAGGAGTCTGGGCCGTGTCTCAGTCCCAGTGTGGCCGATCACCCTCTCAGGTCGGCTATGCATCGTTGCCTTGGTAGGCCTTTACCCTACCAACTAGCTAATGCACCGCGGGCCCATCTGTAAGCGATAGCCGAAACCATCTTTCAAAGTGATGACATGCGTCACTACTTATCATTCGGTATTAGCCCCGGTTTCCCGGAGTTATCCCCAACTTACAGGCAGGTTGCCCACGTGTTACTCACCCGTCCGCCACTAACTTTGGAAGAGCAAGCTCTTCCTCCGTTCGTTCGACTTGCATGTATTAGGCACGCCGCCAGCGTTCGTCCTGAGCCAGGATCAAACTCTCTTTAAAATATAAATTGAATTTGAATACTTATTCAACACCGTGAATAAGATTCCTTGCGTCAAATTGACTTCGCTAGCAATTAAATTACTAGTTTGTTTTGTTGAAAACAGCTTTCTGTTTTCTGCCCTGCGATTACCAGTGAGACTTTACGTCTCATTGCTTTTCGTCTTCTTCTTTGTTCAGTTTTCAAAGGTCAGTTGCTTTGTTAACGCAACTTTTAAATCTTACCATAAAGATTTAATCACGTCAACAACTAATTTTTAAAATAATTTTCAATAAATTATCTTGTATCAATTCAGCTTTATTATTATATAATACCTTTTAACTAAATACAAGTGTTTTGCGTTATATTTTCAATTCTTGTTCTAATGCATGTATAAAATCCTGCATAATTTTTTGCTTTTTTTGGGCCATCTCTTTCGCAGTTTGGGTATTTAATTGGCTTTCGATTAGTAATAACTTATCATAAAAGTGTTGTATTGTCGTGTTTTCAGGATTAAGTGGATTAGCTATTTCTCGATTATGCGCCCCTCCATATGTAAAGGTTCTAGCTATACCGACTGCTCCAATAGCATCTAGTCGATCTGCATCTTGAACTATTTTTTCTTCTATTGTTTGGGCTTGAATAGGATTATTACCTTGTTTAAAAGATACCGACTCAATAATTCGAATAATTTGGGTGATTAAATTAGGTGGTATTTCTTGTTGTTTCATCCATATTACTAATCCATTACTAGCTTGTGCTGGGTTCCTAGTTAACTTGGCGTCGGAATAGTCGTGGAAAAGTGCCGCTAATTCCATTGCAAATAAGTCTCCGCCTTCTGTCACTTGGATTCTTTTGCTAAGTTTATGCACTCGGTTAATATGTGCCCAGTCATGACCTGTTGTTTCATTTTCAAAATGAGTTTGCATCCATTTTTCAGCTTCAGTAATAATTTTGTCTTTATTCATTATTTTAGCTCCTTTTTTAATTCTCTTTCATGTACAATAGTAGAAAATAGAAATGGGGTATTCGATGTTTAAATTTGAGCACGTTACTTTAAAACGCGATAATAAAACCATCTTATCGGATATTAATTGGGTGGTAAATGAAAAAGAAAATTGGGCAATACTTGGATTGAATGGCTCGGGAAAAACAACATTATTACAATTATTAAATGGTTATCTTTGGCCAAGTAGCGGCAACTTACAAGTAATGGGGCATGTTTTCGGTCAAACTTCCTTACCAGAATTACGTAAGTCTATCGGCTGGGTTAGTAATGCCTTAGCCCAACAGCTAAAAGACTACGAACTTAGTGAGCAAATTGTGCTTAGTGGCAAATTTGCAAGTATCGGTTTGTATGCAAAAATGACAAAGGCTGAAATTGCTGATGCCAAGCA
The nucleotide sequence above comes from Listeria ivanovii subsp. londoniensis. Encoded proteins:
- the purK gene encoding 5-(carboxyamino)imidazole ribonucleotide synthase produces the protein MSEKFLLTNSTIGIIGGGQLGRMMALAAKAMGYRIIVLDPTVNCPAAQVSDEQIIADYDDKVSLRDLAEKADVVTYEFENIDYDALKMTQELVDVPQGSELLSITQDRILEKAYLESANINIAPYAIIVDKEEIEREIKSIGYPAVLKTAQGGYDGKGQVVLRDANDIEMAARLLRYGSCVLEAWIPFEKEISIVVARGKDGQVETFPVAENVHINNILHTSIAPADVSADVHEEAEEIAKKLAEVLQLCGVLAVEMFVTNSGAIYVNELAPRPHNSGHYTIEACSISQFTQHIRAVVGLPLLKPELLKPALMVNILGQHVDAVNEKMDGYPHWFVHYYGKQEAKINRKMGHVTILTSEPEAVLIDLEKTQIWK
- the purE gene encoding 5-(carboxyamino)imidazole ribonucleotide mutase, translating into MPAEIGVIMGSTSDWDTMKKACDVLDELEIVYEKKVVSAHRTPDLMFQYAEQARERGLKIIIAGAGGAAHLPGMVAAKTTLPVIGVPIKSKVLNGLDSLLSIVQMPGGVPVATVAIGESGAVNAGLLAAQILSITDDAITNRLQNRRATLEEIVLESSDSLE
- a CDS encoding DUF2179 domain-containing protein, producing the protein MDNSVFIVVTIFVVNILYVTIYTVRLLLTMKGYRYLAALSSVFEMIIYVVALSLVLDNLNNIANVLAYAIGFGVGVIVGMKIEERIALGYITVNVITKEYNLDLPNQIRDLGYGVTSWLASGRDGERMMLEILTQRKNERKLYRQIIEIDGGAFIVSSEPKQIHGGFWIKQVRK
- a CDS encoding HD domain-containing protein, yielding MNKDKIITEAEKWMQTHFENETTGHDWAHINRVHKLSKRIQVTEGGDLFAMELAALFHDYSDAKLTRNPAQASNGLVIWMKQQEIPPNLITQIIRIIESVSFKQGNNPIQAQTIEEKIVQDADRLDAIGAVGIARTFTYGGAHNREIANPLNPENTTIQHFYDKLLLIESQLNTQTAKEMAQKKQKIMQDFIHALEQELKI